GGGGACGCTCTACGCCGGATCGCTCTACGCTCCGGCCGGATTCTTCCGGTACGAAGGGGGTACGACCTGGACGGCCCTGGAGACTCCCGAGGGGAAGCGGGTCGAGGCGATCGCTCCGTTCGACGGCCTTCTTTATGCCACCAGCTACGACCAGGGGCACGTTTTCCGCTTCGACGGCCAGGACTGGACCGACCTGGGCCCGCTCGGCGATCCGGAGATCAACACGCAAACGTATTCGCTGGCGGTGTATCAAGGGGCGCTTCACGTCGGCACCTGGCGAAGCGGTCGGGTGTACCGGCTCGGCGATCAGGGGGAATGGATTGACGTGGGCCGGCTGGGCGAGGAGCTGGAGGTGATGGGGATGCTCCCCCACAACGGCCGATTGATGGCCGGATCGCTTCCGCTGGCACAGGTTTACCGTTACGAAGGCGGGCAAGACTGGCGGCTCTTGACCCAGCTCGACACGACGCCCGAGGTCGTCTATCGCCGCGCCTGGACGATGGCCGAGCACGCAGGACGCCTGTTTGTCTCAACCTTGCCGTCGGGCCAGGTTTTCGCGTACCGAGCCGGGGCCTCGACCTCCTGGGATCAGACCTTCCCGGCAGGATGGCATCATGTTGCGGCGGTGCGGTCGGGAGACTCGCTCCGCCTGTTCGTCGATGGCTCGCCCGTCGCGTCGGAGACGGTTGACGGTTCCGGGGCCTTTGACCTCTCGGCCGAGGCTCCTTTGCGGATCGGCTCGGGTCCGAACGCTCCCTTCCGGGGGCGGCTGGCCGAGGTCCGCCTGCATGGTCGGGCACTCTCGGATGACGAGATCGCGCGGCTTGCGTCTCCGTAAATGGGTCTGGGGGCTCGCGTCAGAAACCGTCCGAGCTGTGGCCCGATCGCCCTTTTGAAGTGTCGCACCATTATAAGTTCATGAGGAGCCCTCCGATGAATGCTCCAAGCCTTGCGACCTTCCAACCCTCGTTCGTGGGATTGCTCGGGTGGCTCATCAGCCTGGGGCCGGTGCTTGCCTGTGTCCCCGGCGACTCCGAGTGGAAGCCCTCGGGTGGTGGGCCACCGGCCGGGGGAGACGACGACCCGTACGTCCGCCAGCGCGCGAGGATGGTGGCTGACCAGCTCCGCGCCCGAGACATCGACGACCCTCGCGTGCTGGAGGTGATGGCCCGCGTCCCCCGCCACGAGTTCGTTTCTGAGAGCTACCGCGACCTGGCGTACACCGATCGTCCCTTGCCGATTGAGAAGGATCAGACGATCTCTCAGCCGTACATCGTGGCCCTGATGACCCAGCTTGCCCGACCGCAGCCTGGAGACCGCGCCCTGGATGTTGGCACCGGCTCGGGATACCAGGCCGCCGTGCTCGCCAAGCTGGTCGATCAGGTTTACAGTATCGAGATTCACAAGGAACTTGCGGATTCGGCGCGGGGACGTTTGTTCCGGCTCGGCGACCGCAATGTCGAGGTCCGCCACGGTGACGGCTACCGAGGATGGCCCGAGGCCGCGCCGTTCGACCTGATCATTGTTGCCGCCTCGCCGCCGGAAATCCCGAAGCCGTTGATCGATCAGCTCGCCCCCGGCGGTCGCCTGATTCTTCCGGTCGGGGAAGGATTCGGCCAGGAACTCGTGCGGATCGAGAAGGCCGAGGACGGCACGATCACCCGAGAGTCGATCGCCCCCGTCTCCTTCGTTCCCATGACGGGAGAGGCTCGCCACGGGACGGACTGGGATCGCTGAGCCAAAGTCTTGGCGTCAGGGGGATGGCTCTGGAACCGCTTCGACGATCCTCCCGTCCGATTCGTCAATCTGCACCATGCGATCGGCGGGCAGATGGTCGAAGCGGTGCGTCGTTCCCGACGGCCAGTGGACC
The DNA window shown above is from Tautonia rosea and carries:
- a CDS encoding LamG domain-containing protein; this encodes MMTAWLCLLMTLGFASPNPDDLDRDLVGYWPLSGDFRDHSGNGLDATAEGTVDRLAPGRDGTPGRAAGFDGQSGGLVVPLDAARELAEGDLTVSAWVFTEGQVDSPIGDLVSQYNASTRRGLILGIKTNAGVTFSHANDRHLQFGIDDDRESDWLPVGVPGGDGTLLAFALASHDGALYAGTCEPGASDSGRVYRYDGGTTWTDCGSPDGSNSVTSLAVFEGTLYAGTGRYRVAGSSLPESPNDTPGGRVFRYEGGTTWTDCGQLPDVIAVSGLTVFQGTLYAGSLYAPAGFFRYEGGTTWTALETPEGKRVEAIAPFDGLLYATSYDQGHVFRFDGQDWTDLGPLGDPEINTQTYSLAVYQGALHVGTWRSGRVYRLGDQGEWIDVGRLGEELEVMGMLPHNGRLMAGSLPLAQVYRYEGGQDWRLLTQLDTTPEVVYRRAWTMAEHAGRLFVSTLPSGQVFAYRAGASTSWDQTFPAGWHHVAAVRSGDSLRLFVDGSPVASETVDGSGAFDLSAEAPLRIGSGPNAPFRGRLAEVRLHGRALSDDEIARLASP
- a CDS encoding protein-L-isoaspartate(D-aspartate) O-methyltransferase, with product MNAPSLATFQPSFVGLLGWLISLGPVLACVPGDSEWKPSGGGPPAGGDDDPYVRQRARMVADQLRARDIDDPRVLEVMARVPRHEFVSESYRDLAYTDRPLPIEKDQTISQPYIVALMTQLARPQPGDRALDVGTGSGYQAAVLAKLVDQVYSIEIHKELADSARGRLFRLGDRNVEVRHGDGYRGWPEAAPFDLIIVAASPPEIPKPLIDQLAPGGRLILPVGEGFGQELVRIEKAEDGTITRESIAPVSFVPMTGEARHGTDWDR